GGAACGACCTGACGTCGACTACGACATCGTGTGACGGCATCGGCCGGGATCGATCGGAACTGCAGCCGGCTACGTGGGCTCGGCGTCCCTTTTGAGCGACAGCACCGTCCGGTCGAACGAACAGACCAGCGTGTCCTCGCCGTCGTCTTCGACTTTGAACGCCTCGACGTGCATCGTCACGACGCCGCGGTTCCCGTCGCTGGTCTCGCGTTTGTCCGTGACCGTCGACTGCGCGTAGATCGTGTCGCCGTGGAAGACGGGCGCCGGATGCTCGACATCGTCGTACGAGAGGTTCGCGACGATCGTCCCGTCGGTGGTGTCGGGGATCGAAAGTCCGACGGCGAGCGCCATCGTATAAATACCATTGACGAGCCGCTCGCCGAACTGGGTGTCCGCCGCGAAGTCTGCGTCGAGATGGAGCGGCTGCTGGTTCATCGTCATGTCGCAAAAGCGCTGGTTGTCGGCTTCGCTTATGGTCCGTCGCTTCCCGTGTTCGATCGTCTCCCCGACCGTGAACTCCTCGTAGTAGAGCCCGGACATACCGCCTCCGTCGCCGCGGGCGTACTTATGGGTTCGCGTCGGTGTCGGGGACCCCTCGAACACCGAATCGCGGGAGCCGTCGCCGGGTACGGATCGCTTCTCCGGGTATGGGAATCAGGGACACGGTTTTTGTCGAGGAGGGCAAACCAGCCCTTGAGTGAGAACGATGTCCCCGAGCACCCGCGGACGCGAGGTCGAACGCTACGAACCGCTCGAGGACGACCGCGTCCGGTGTGCAGTCTGTCCCCGTCGCTGTGTCGTTCCGCCCGGCGAGCGTGGCGTCTGTGACGTCCGACAGAACGACGGCGGGCGGTTCGAGCTGCTCACGTACGGCAGGGCGGTCTCGACCGCGATCGACCCGATAGAAAAGAAGCCGCTGTTTCACTTCGCGCCGGGTGCCCGCGTGCTCTCGGTGGCCGCACGCGGCTGTAACTTCGAGTGCGACTTCTGTCAGAACTACCGGATCGCGATCGAACACGAGGACGTCCCCGAACAGTCGTTCCCGCCGGCCGAACTGGCTGACGCCGCCGAAGAGAGGTCGTGCGAAGGGATCGCATACACGTACACGGAGCCGACGATTTTCCTGGAGTACGCCCTCGATACGATGCGGGAGACAGGCGAGGACACGTGTAACGTGTTCGTCTCGAACGGTTACATGACAGAGGAGACCGCGACACAGCTTGCCACCGAGTTAGACGCGATCAACATCGACATCAAAGGCCACACCGAGTTCTACCGAAAGCGGTGTGCCGTTCCGGATCCGGCGCCGATCTACGACGCCGCGGAAACGCTCGCCGATGCGGGCGTCCACGTCGAGATCACGAACCTCGTGATACCCGACGAGAACGACGATCCCGAAGTCGTGCGGGAGAGAATGGCCTGGATACGGGAGGAACTCGGTCCGGGGACGCCGGTGCACTTCTCGCGGTTCCGCCCGGCCTACCGGATGCAGGACGTTCCGCCGACGCCGATAGCGACGCTGGAATCACTGATGGACGTGGCCCGCGAAGAGGGGCTGTATCACGTGTACTGTGGCAACGTCCCGGGACACGAATCCGAAAGCACCGACTGTCCGGACTGTGGAACCTGCGTGATCAAACGGCAGGGGTTCGAAATCCGATCGTACGATCTGGAGGACGGCGGCTGTCCGTCGTGCGGTCGGCCGATCGAGGTCGCCGGCACCGAATGGAGCCGAGGTGCAGAATCGACCGGAAGCAGGCGGCGGCTGCGGTTCTGACTGCACGCCGTCCCGTTCGGACGCGATCAGGCGTCGCCGCCGTCGATGCCGGCGGCGGCGTACCCGACTGTTCTGCCGCCAGTGGTTGCCGTGTCGGCGCTGGTCGCGTACGCGTAGACGGTTCCCGACTCCGCACCGAGTCGGCTACCGGCCGAAAGCGTTGCCGCCGTCGCCCCCGGGCCACACATCGTGTGGGCGGTCCGCTCGACGTGATCGAGCAGCCCGACAGGGTCCAGATCGGCGAGGAGATCGAGGACGGGTTCGTCGGCGGCGGTCGCCGCCTCGGGCGGCTCGTAGTGGGTGAGATCCGTCGAGGCGATCACGACGGCGTCGCGCCCGATCGCGTCGATCGCCCGGGCGATCGCTTCCCCGAGGGATTCACACCGCGATCGCTCCCGCGTTGCGACCGAGACCGGGAGGATCCGCGAGGTGGCCTCGAGCTGCTGGAGAAACGGGAGTTGGACCTCGACTGCGTG
The Halalkaliarchaeum desulfuricum DNA segment above includes these coding regions:
- a CDS encoding MaoC family dehydratase; this translates as MSGLYYEEFTVGETIEHGKRRTISEADNQRFCDMTMNQQPLHLDADFAADTQFGERLVNGIYTMALAVGLSIPDTTDGTIVANLSYDDVEHPAPVFHGDTIYAQSTVTDKRETSDGNRGVVTMHVEAFKVEDDGEDTLVCSFDRTVLSLKRDAEPT
- the amrS gene encoding AmmeMemoRadiSam system radical SAM enzyme, translating into MSPSTRGREVERYEPLEDDRVRCAVCPRRCVVPPGERGVCDVRQNDGGRFELLTYGRAVSTAIDPIEKKPLFHFAPGARVLSVAARGCNFECDFCQNYRIAIEHEDVPEQSFPPAELADAAEERSCEGIAYTYTEPTIFLEYALDTMRETGEDTCNVFVSNGYMTEETATQLATELDAINIDIKGHTEFYRKRCAVPDPAPIYDAAETLADAGVHVEITNLVIPDENDDPEVVRERMAWIREELGPGTPVHFSRFRPAYRMQDVPPTPIATLESLMDVAREEGLYHVYCGNVPGHESESTDCPDCGTCVIKRQGFEIRSYDLEDGGCPSCGRPIEVAGTEWSRGAESTGSRRRLRF
- the amrB gene encoding AmmeMemoRadiSam system protein B produces the protein MTDVRQPAVAGEFYRGDPAALKEQIEACFTNEHGPGTVPETEAKRESDPRSGESRSPQERLLGLVVPHAGYPYSGPIAAHSYAALARSWTPETAVVLGPNHRQVGAEIALPSHDAWETPLGTLPVDDRLRDELLGTAEAIRIDDRAHGAEHAVEVQLPFLQQLEATSRILPVSVATRERSRCESLGEAIARAIDAIGRDAVVIASTDLTHYEPPEAATAADEPVLDLLADLDPVGLLDHVERTAHTMCGPGATAATLSAGSRLGAESGTVYAYATSADTATTGGRTVGYAAAGIDGGDA